From the genome of Tachysurus vachellii isolate PV-2020 chromosome 2, HZAU_Pvac_v1, whole genome shotgun sequence, one region includes:
- the prr12a gene encoding proline-rich protein 12 isoform X1, translating to MDRNYPGAGFGDLGAGAGWSYERSAKAREGFKILECGCRDLRSGSDVMDKEVWGSVGVPLHPRGVQSLVYGSSRSSHPESELLHRQAYATPHPLQGYATNHHPGSSGQGGAWGAAGRSLGLSGLFDAGLHHASPSGPDPSVMNLISALESRGPQPPPSASSLLSQFRTPSWQTAMHTPAPAELFISGALPGSGSFPSSSALSAYQHPASFSGRSFPGVTPSLSLQDTPTFSPTSNGLLSPHDPLLHIKTPSQSSLGFDRLLSSQGAAAAYRGSHDPSGGSGVTSAQASSAASASARHLQSHQFNLLSSQLQDQSSQIYSASVFSSAPAPPQPASQERTVPRQDSVIKHYQRPSPAQAPSSTPHPLQHYLSCGVSGYQQAPHPRHAGLSCSPLGEHSPSSDHKPSPRTEQYRPIIQPSYGSSSSSTSGGPGKAAKSSSSSGYSSSGSGSSSRTPHTPPSASSASSSSSSSSSSSASASARQSNSIPSSTSASASSRQQPPTQSVPPPQTHSQPAPSTNTSQQTLPKACLSGYGSPVAPVKSSNSLTGQTPPQQQPQSFSPSQPPSHLSQSYAGFSSPQTHDLPSARTSGVAKGYGNLGSQSFSAESVYGTDSGYGSLPPSLGGAGSPSMGYAASGHSPALLRSGASGATAGGSSNGGSTSTGGGNNVAGGGGSYHIPDSSPSPSGNSGIIRPGLHSPAPSRPAQSPVGTGSNKYLSSVLSPSFLPSPQGYPDTRGPRSQSYHPSAPPKTKSDTSLLGVTESRPQQDDDDDDFLIQHLLQAQSPTPQASHHHPPQSHHSSQSTQQPPVLPTQDGGKGLSYEMGKSSEERYHLQSVIRTHSATTNAAVSGTGNGAGLDSQLEMSLKKQQHQQQHQTQHQQQQQHKHQQQQQKSSRTVTDGGGRGNPEQAHSHSHHHHDSMGSVVHYGRGDPYSQHSISQHQSSHHQHTPHTPTHSHLHSHPHMDLQKKPQESADMAYIRKTPDLQQHHHQQQSGHHPSHQQQHQQQQQQQHQSQSLMESPTDQSRQPPHLLQSVLSHTTRSKIDTQQQQHPASQQALLEAAGGVTAAETHSQPQASQLQLQLQTQALEAASHYSHGSQQQDQNHSKSTTVSSLDMLERSLSRTSSQEGGIMDDRAGNEGGRGNSGAGTGGTVERHRSQDQQRLTSHHPSQHHPSELHSYLSDPDLGLSTPSHGHHLSHHHHQSQQPPQAQHPNSHHHAHSQHQTQQSHHHLASQSTSAAAQQPEQSHSSQLPQAQLDQQHQGEHHFDSRGSAVKSNTNQNQSHQNQRFVPLTSICFPDSLLPDEERSFFPGMEDMFCPEEYKSSCSGGTGQGQDGVSQAQTGQEGMEGIKSTAEGGGDDTGASYDMLGHPGDQDYGQYCHELAESDNGTMHLDLDSLKTHELPSTVNTEQLGLIQSQPTSLGMGSGANVGEGAGAKMVSSGGSGSGSTGLTSPIFCSSRPKKLLKSSSFHLLKERPDPNSLPKKSYAQEYEFEDDEDKADVPADIRLNSRRLPDLIPDLVSSCRKSSGGTMSPLMGDLDFGYPSLGPPPQLLPHDGPKKRGRKPTKPKREGPPRPRGRPRIRPLPEPHHSRAIMGECGTGYIPERGRGRGRGRGRGRRDESMMDSKDQSQLYQQHMQQQQMHHQSQQHQEPIKPIKIKLPIGTMSTSDALLRTDSLSGTDPALSDGSVGSAPSLGLSPGTPGVPDINRPIDKIKAKTQDMEEKDSEKTGFVASFLDFLKSGKRPGSSSGNGDSSPGKSGGIHPISPQPPPPPAPAASSGYGDSEGDGGLSLGGCPSPCKRLDEELKRNLETLPSFSSDEEDSVGKNQDLQKSISSAISALYDTPQLSTSSMQPPSLPPPPPPPIPPTPLTPTQQPPSLSPQTPTHMHTQSSSHTHPQSIESPILSRDEEGDEMEEEKMKDEGEEEVQDKSVEEKVPEMELLSVPKVGDSPKEASQAAAPSSLPPLFPSSPPSSSSPSPPPLPPLSLPSPLPELEDNPSPLQKPLVQQSSPPDSPLAPSLPVLSPPHPLPVPSPPASETPTPPSPPRPQQPAPAPPSPEEPPAPQILPLHLAQKQSGAAIAGETDEDESESGGEGIFRERDEFVVRIEDIKTLKLALQTGREPPPIWRVQKALLQKFAPEIKDGQRQFCATSNYLGYFGDAKKRYQRLYVKFLENVNKKDYVRVCSRKPWHRPSVTLRRQSQSHPVPKMTPPPNNQTLPRIARDEKDKDREKVKEKEHRDTREKNNVKVKEQQERVTKMKEREEKKDKEKKMPPPPAPQKAEKRAAVTEHGKEEKRAAGAERKLERPTKQQPVKVKAEPPPKKRRKWLKEVPSSSDSDSSASDDEISVRAGLNTRAMREMYRSYVEMLVSTALDPDMIQALEDTEDELYLPPMRKIDSILSEQKRKLLKRVSMNPQHQEALNTFPQITAEPLDSGAVRVKLGGECYNRKTLNRVKKNIPKPQDFKLSTEMCRLYSFYHSLHHYKYHTFLICKKETNTIEQASEDPGQEEVVQQCMANQSWLDTLFNAFLELMTLSAKA from the exons ATGGACAGGAATTATCCGGGTGCAGGTTTTGGGGATTTGGGCGCAGGAGCCGGATGGAGCTACGAGCGATCAGCTAAAGCAAG GGAAGGCTTcaagattttggagtgtggctgtagGGATTTGAGGTCAGGCTCTGATGTCATGGAcaaggaggtctggggttcagttggCGTACCActtcatcccagaggtgttcagag TTTGGTGTATGGTAGCTCCAGATCATCCCATCCAGAGTCTGAACTCCTTCACAGGCAAGCCTATGCCACTCCGCATCCGCTACAAGGTTATGCAACCAATCACCACCCGGGCAGCTCTGGACAGGGTGGGGCGTGGGGTGCAGCTGGCAGGAGTCTTG gCTTATCTGGGCTCTTTGATGCTGGGCTTCACCATGCGAGTCCCTCAGGCCCTGATCCCTCTGTTATGAACTTGATCTCAGCTTTAGAATCCAGAGGACCACAGCCACCTCCTTCTGCTTCTTCCCTTCTGTCTCAGTTCCGCACTCCGTCTTGGCAGACTG CAATGCACACACCTGCACCTGCAGAGCTTTTCATCTCTGGAGCCCTTCCTGGTTCTGGATCATTCCCATCATCCTCTGCCTTATCGGCCTACCAGCACCCAGCTTCGTTTTCTGGACGCTCCTTTCCTGGGGTGACCCCCTCACTTTCTTTACAGGACACTCCTACATTCAGCCCCACCTCAAATGGCCTCTTGTCTCCCCATGATCCTTTGCTGCACATTAAGACACCCTCGCAGTCAAGTCTGGGCTTTGATCGTCTGTTGTCATCTCAGGGTGCTGCTGCAGCTTATCGTGGGAGCCATGATCctagtggtggtagtggtgtTACTTCTGCTCAGGCATCCTCAGCAGCTTCAGCTTCTGCACGTCATCTGCAATCTCACCAGTTTAACTTGCTGTCCTCACAGCTACAGGACCAGTCTTCACAGATATATAGTGCTTCTGTGTTCTCATCTGCTCCTGCTCCACCGCAGCCAGCTTCCCAAGAGCGGACTGTACCACGACAAGACAGTGTCATTAAGCACTACCAGCGTCCCTCGCCAGCACAAGCTCCCTCTTCCACACCTCATCCCCTCCAGCATTACCTCAGTTGTGGAGTGTCCGGGTATCAGCAGGCCCCTCATCCCCGTCATGCTGGTCTCTCCTGCAGTCCATTGGGAGAGCATAGCCCTTCCTCTGACCATAAGCCTTCCCCCAGAACAGAGCAGTACAGACCTATTATCCAGCCTTCATATGGTTCCTCCTCATCGTCAACCTCCGGTGGGCCTGGAAAGGCAGCAAAAAGCAGTTCCAGTAGTGGTTACTCTTCTTCTGGCTCGGGGTCATCTTCCAGAACTCCCCATACACCACCTTCTGCGTCCTCTgcttcatcatcttcctcatcatcttcttcctcttcagcaTCTGCCAGTGCACGCCAATCTAACTCCATCCCAAGCTCTACTTCTGCATCCGCATCCTCTCGGCAGCAGCCACCAACCCAGTCTGTACCTCCTCCACAAACACATTCCCAGCCTGCTCCCAGCACCAACACCTCTCAACAGACTCTTCCTAAAGCATGTCTCTCAGGCTATGGCTCTCCAGTGGCTCCAGTAAAGTCGTCTAATAGTTTGACAGGACAGACCCCACCCCAACAGCAGCCTCAATCTTTTTCTCCCAGCCAGCCCCCATCACATTTATCTCAGTCATATGCGGGGTTCAGCTCCCCACAAACACACGATCTCCCTTCAGCCAGGACCTCCGGAGTAGCAAAAGGATATGGGAATCTGGGAAGCCAGTCATTTTCAGCAGAATCCGTATATGGGACAGATTCAGGTTATGGCTCATTGCCTCCATCTTTAGGGGGAGCTGGAAGCCCCTCCATGGGCTATGCTGCCTCAGGACACTCTCCTGCACTTCTACGTTCAGGGGCAAGTGGGGCAACAGCTGGTGGGAGCAGCAATGGAGGAAGTACCAGTACTGGTGGTGGAAATAATGTGGCTGGTGGAGGGGGGTCTTACCACATCCCTGATTCCAGCCCATCTCCATCTGGCAACTCTGGAATCATTCGCCCAGGTCTGCATTCTCCTGCTCCTTCACGACCTGCTCAGTCACCTGTTGGAACAGGATCCAACAAATACCTATCATCTGTTCTCTCACCTTCTTTCTTACCCTCCCCACAAGGCTACCCAGACACCAGAGGACCACGATCACAATCGTACCATCCTTCTGCCCCTCCCAAAACCAAGTCTGATACAAGCCTGCTTGGTGTGACTGAGTCTCGCCCACAAcaggatgatgacgatgatgatttCCTCATCCAGCATCTACTTCAGGCTCAAAGCCCTACTCCTCAAGCCTCCCATCATCATCCACCTCAAAGCCATCATTCCTCGCAGTCTACACAACAACCACCTGTACTTCCAACCCAAGATGGAGGCAAGGGTTTATCCTATGAGATGGGAAAGAGCTCAGAGGAACGGTATCATCTTCAGAGTGTTATTCGAACTCATAGTGCAACAACAAATGCTGCAGTATCTGGAACAGGGAATGGAGCAGGCCTGGACAGTCAGTTggaaatgtctttaaaaaagcagcagcatcagcagcaacaccaaacacagcatcagcagcagcaacaacacaaacatcaacagcagcagcagaagagcAGCAGAACTGTCACTGATGGAGGAGGACGAGGAAACCCAGAACAAGCTCATTCCCATTCACATCATCACCATGACTCAATGGGCTCAGTGGTCCACTATGGTCGGGGTGATCCTTATTCCCAGCATTCTATTTCGCAGCATCAATCTTCTCACCAtcaacacactccacacacgcCTACACATTCTCATTTGCACTCTCATCCCCATATGGATCTTCAGAAAAAGCCCCAAGAGTCGGCAGATATGGCCTACATCCGCAAAACACCTGATTTGCAGCAGCACCACCATCAACAGCAGTCAGGACATCATCCTTCTCATCAGCAACAacaccaacagcagcagcaacaacagcaccAGTCTCAATCTTTAATGGAGTCTCCAACAGACCAATCCCGTCAGCCCCCTCATTTGTTACAGtctgttctctctcacacaacacgCAGCAAAATAGACACTCAGCAGCAGCAACACCCTGCAAGCCAGCAGGCTTTATTGGAAGCAGCAGGTGGGGTTACAGCAGCCGAAACTCATTCTCAGCCTCAGGCATCTCAATTACAGCTTCAGCTCCAGACCCAAGCTTTGGAAGCTGCTAGTCACTATAGCCATGGTTCTCAGCAACAGGACCAGAATCATTCAAAATCCACCACAGTGTCTTCACTGGATATGCTGGAGCGCTCCCTTTCTCGAACTTCTAGTCAGGAAGGAGGAATAATGGACGATAGAGCAGGAAATGAGGGAGGCAGAGGAAATTCTGGAGCTGGTACTGGAGGAACAGTTGAAAGACACAGATCACAGGATCAGCAGAGACTTACGTCTCATCATCCTTCACAGCATCATCCTTCTGAGTTACATTCGTATCTTTCTGACCCTGACTTGGGCTTATCCACACCCTCCCATGGACATCACCTTtcccatcaccaccaccaatCCCAGCAACCTCCTCAAGCTCAACACCCTAACTCACACCATCATGCTCACTCTCAGCATCAAACTCAACAGAGCCATCACCACCTTGCTTCCCAGTCAACCTCTGCAGCTGCACAGCAACCAGAGCAATCTCACTCCTCTCAGCTTCCTCAGGCTCAGCTTGACCAGCAGCATCAAGGAGAGCATCACTTTGACTCTAGGGGCTCAGCAGTGAAGTCAAATACAAATCAGAATCAGTCACATCAGAACCAGAGATTTGTTCCATTAACATCTATTTGTTTCCCAGACTCTCTCCTCCCAGATGAAGAACGTTCTTTCTTTCCTGGCATGGAGGACATGTTCTGCCCTGAAGAGTACAAGTCAAGCTGCTCTGGAGGAACAGGGCAGGGTCAAGATGGAGTTTCTCAGGCCCAGACAGGACAAGAAGGTATGGAGGGAATTAAATCAACTGCAGAAGGTGGAGGGGATGATACAGGTGCAAGCTATGACATGCTTGGTCACCCTGGTGATCAAGATTATGGACAGTATTGCCATGAACTTGCAGAGTCTGACAATGGAACCATGCACCTTGACCTTGACTCTTTAAAAACCCATGAGCTCCCATCAACAGTCAATACAGAGCAACTTGGACTGATACAGTCTCAGCCAACTAGCCTTGGAATGGGAAGTGGTGCAAATGTTGGGGAAGGAGCTGGGGCTAAGATGGTAAGTTCTGGAGGTTCTGGTTCTGGATCAACAGGACTCACCTCTCCAATCTTCTGCTCATCCAGACCCAAAAAGCTCCTGAAATCCAGTTCTTTCCACCTGCTAAAGGAGAGACCTGATCCTAATTCCCTTCCCAAAAAGAGCTATGCACAGGAATATGAAtttgaggatgatgaagataaGGCTGATGTTCCTGCTGACATTCGACTAAATAGCCGAAGACTTCCAGACCTGATTCCTGACCTTGTATCCAGCTGTCGGAAATCCAGTGGTGGAACTATGAGTCCCTTAATGGGTGACTTGGATTTTGGATATCCCTCTCTTGGTCCACCTCCGCAATTACTTCCCCATGATGGACCAAAAAAGAGAGGCAGGAAGCCTACCAAGCCCAAACGGGAAGGTCCCCCAAGGCCCCGCGGTCGCCCACGAATACGCCCTTTGCCTGAGCCCCACCACTCCAGGGCCATAATGGGAGAATGTGGAACCGGATATATTCCTGAGAGAGGCAGAGGGAGAGGCAGAGGGAGAGGCAGAGGCAGGCGAGATGAATCTATGATGGACAGCAAAGATCAGAGTCAGCTCTATCAACAACACATGCAGCAACAGCAAATGCATCACCAGTCACAACAGCACCAGGAGCCAATCAAACCTATCAAG ATCAAGCTTCCTATTGGTACCATGTCAACTTCTGATGCCCTCTTGCGAACGGATTCTTTGTCTGGTACTGACCCAGCCCTCTCAGATGGTTCTGTTGGCTCTGCCCCTTCTTTGGGTTTGAGTCCAGGAACACCAGGAGTGCCTGATATCAACAGACCAATAGACAAGATTAAGGCCAAAACTCAAGAT atggaagagaaagaTTCTGAGAAGACTGGCTTTGTGGCTTCTTTTTTGGATTTTCTAAAATCTGGGAAAAGGCCAGGGAGCAGCTCTGGGAATGGCGATTCATCTCCAGGAAAAAGTGGTGGTATCCATCCAATATCTCCTcaaccaccacctccaccagcacCTGCAGCATCCTCTGGTTATGGGGATAGTGAAGGCGATGGAGGGCTGTCTTTGGGTGGATGTCCAAGTCCTTGTAAGCGCTTGGATGAAGAATTGAAGAGGAATCTGGAAACACTTCCATCCTTTTCCTCAGATGAAGAAGACTCTGTGGGGAAAAACCAGGACCTCCAAAAGAGTATCTCCTCTGCCATATCTGCTCTATATGACACTCCACAGTTAAGCACCTCTTCAATGCagcctccctctctccctcctcctcctcctcctccaattCCTCCTACACCACTGACACCAACTCAACAGCCACCTTCCCTTAGCCCTCAAACtccaacacacatgcacacgcagtCTTCTTCACATACACACCCGCAGTCTATTGAATCTCCCATATTATCAAGAGACGAAGAAGGCGATGaaatggaagaggaaaaaatgaaagatgaaGGTGAAGAAGAGGTGCAAGATAAAAGCGTAGAAGAGAAAGTCCCAGAAATGGAGTTGCTGAGTGTTCCAAAAGTAGGAG attcGCCTAAAGAAGCTTCTCAAGCAGCAGCTCCATCTTCGCTTCCACCTCTCTTCCCATCATCCcctccatcttcatcttcaccCTCTCCACCACCTCTTCCTCCGCTCTCTCTCCCCTCGCCCCTGCCCGAGCTGGAAGATAACCCATCTCCACTACAGAAACCTCTAGTTCAGCAATCTTCACCTCCAGACAGCCCTCTTGCCCCCTCCTTACCTGTCCTCTCTCCTCCCCATCCTTTGCCTGTACCCTCTCCTCCAGCCTCTGAGACACCCACACCCCCAAGCCCCCCTCGACCTCAGCAGCCTGCTCCAGCTCCTCCATCCCCAGAAGAGCCCCCAGCACCCCAAATCCTGCCATTACACCTGGCGCAGAAACAGAGTGGTGCTGCCATTGCAGGAGAGACTGATGAAGATGAGAGTGAAAGTGGAGGAGAGGGTATCTTTAGGGAAAGGGATGAATTTGTGGTACGGATAGAAGACATCAAAACTCTTAAG CTGGCCCTACAGACGGGTCGGGAGCCTCCGCCCATCTGGCGTGTACAGAAAGCTCTACTTCAGAAGTTTGCACCAGAAATTAAAGATGGACAAAGACAGTTCTGTGCCACTAGCAAT TATCTTGGTTACTTTGGTGATGCTAAAAAACGGTACCAGCGACTATATGTGAAATTCCTGGAGAATGTGAATAAGAAGGACTACGTAAGAGTTTGCTCTCGCAAGCCCTGGCACAGACCTTCTGTGACACTCAG ACGGCAGTCCCAGTCTCACCCAGTCCCGAAAATGACCCCACCTCCTAACAATCAGACGTTACCTCGCATTGCGAGAGatgaaaaagacaaagacagagaaaaggtGAAAGAGAAGGAGCATCGTGACACCAGAGAGAAGAACAACGTCAAGGTGAAAGAGCAGCAAGAACGGGTGACGAAAATGAAGGAGCgagaagaaaagaaggacaaagaaaagaaaatgccgCCACCTCCTGCACCCCAGAAGGCAGAGAAACGAGCAGCTGTGACAGAACATGGGAAGGAGGAGAAAAGAGCAGCAGGAGCGGAGAGAAAGTTAGAACGGCCTACAAAACAGCAGCCGGTGAAAGTAAAGGCCGAGCCTCCACCTAAGAAAAGAAGGAAGTGGCTAAAAGAAGTGCCCTCGTCGTCTGATTCGGATTCTTCTGCTAGCGATGATGAGA TTTCAGTGAGAGCAGGCCTTAATACTCGAGCAATGCGAGAGATGTACCGAAGCTATGTGGAGATGCTGGTCAGTACCGCTTTGGACCCTGACATGATACAAGCACTGGAGGACACAGAGG ATGAACTCTACCTGCCTCCAATGCGGAAGATTGACAGCATTCTAAGCGAGCAGAAGAGAAAGCTGCTAAAGCGAGTCAGCATGAACCCCCAACACCAG GAGGCCCTAAACACTTTTCCTCAGATAACAGCAGAGCCCTTGGACTCAGGAGCTGTGAGGGTCAAACTTGGTGGGGAGTGCTATAACCGTAAAACACTGAACCGTGTCAAGAAGAATATCCCTAAACCACAG GACTTCAAGCTGTCGACAGAGATGTGTCGACTCTACAGCTTCTACCATTCTCTGCATCATTACAAATACCACACCTTCCTAATCTGCAAAAAAGAG ACCAACACTATAGAGCAGGCGTCCGAAGATCCTGGGCAGGAGGAGGTTGTTCAGCAGTGCATGGCCAATCAGAGCTGGCTGGACACACTCTTCAACGCCTTCTTAGAACTGATGACCCTCAGTGCCAAAGCCTGA